TCACTATTAAATATAGGTAAAAAATAATCAAATATATTGATGGTTCCTATTATGATTATTAAAGAGAGTATGTATATATTCGTGTATAATCTTGGTTCAATTATAACAATTAAAACAAATATCATAATTAATAAAAATACTGAAATAATTTTAAACCACCCCTTTTTTAAATAAATTATACTATAAGTTAACATTAACTAATTTATATGTTACATCAAATATCACCCTTTTAAAATGAGTTTTTTAAATATTAGCTATAGTTATTTTCAAATTTAGATGAATGAAAATAAAAAAACAACCACCAATTAAGGTGTCTTTAACAATTTAAAAATATGGATTGTATTGTGGAGATAGAATAATAGTAAAATTAATACACCCCACTTTTATGAGGTGTATTAATTTTTCATTAGTAAGAATCCTTTAATTCTGAAGAGTATATAAAATCACAATATATAAGAAAGAGCATTAATTATGGCTACAATCACAAATAACAATGAAATTACCTTGTTCTCTTTGAAAAATAAGAATGCAATTATGATATAGAATACAAATAATAAAGCCCCTACAGTGAAATCGGTTATACTAATAAATCCTACAAATGAAAAAATAACAGTTAATAGTAATAATACTGCAATTATAGTTAAGATGATTTCATATAATTTCCAAGATTTTTTCATAATTTATATCCTACTTTCTTATTAAAATCTTTGAACTTTGGTTACCTTATAAACCGAACCTAAACTTGGTGTTTGGTAAGGATTCTTTCTTACTAATTTTTTAACAGCAGTACCACTCAATTTAACACCTTTTACATTTTTTAATCCAATGATACCTGATACAGTACCTACAATGCCACCCGCTAAAGATACTACTCTTGCTTGAGGAAAAGCAGAACCTACAATCGTGATTATACCTCCAGCTGTAGTTCCTACAGCTTGTATTTTACTTTTAGATATTTTCTTAGACCATTTCTTTTTTCCATATATTTTTCCATATTGGGGTGCATTTATTTTTTTTGCTCTAAAGACACTGTTAACTTGTGTCTTATAGTTATCTATGTATTCCGCTGGATTTAAACCTAATTTTATCATTTCATCGGCAGTCAACTTGCTAGGATCTATTGCTACTTCACCTTGAGTATTTATAAATTCTTCATATGAATCAGCTTCTATAATTTCTTGAGCATTCTCTTCTGCTTTAGCTTGGAATGCTTCAATATTCACCACAGAAAAAATTAAAGATAAAACAATTAAAGATATTAAATATTTTTGATATTTCATTTGAAATACCTCAGAAAAAATTAAAGATAAAACAATTAAAGATATTAAATATTTTTGATATTTCATTTGAAATACCTCTTTTTTTACATTATATACCAATTATCCAAAATATGTATATATAAATAATTTTTTGCATAAAAATAACCCACCAATTAAGGTGGGTTTAGTTAGTTTTCATCGTCATCAATCGGCTCAGAAATTAATTCATACATAAATTTATCTGTCACTTCATAAACTACAGGTTTACTCTTTAATTTAATTAATTTTTCATTATGTTCACGAATAACATCATTTATTTTCCCTCTAGAGTAGCCTGTAATATCTTCAACTTCTTTTAAACTAAGTCTTGAATACTTGCTACCAAAAACTTTATCTTGTAATAAGATATATAGTATTTTAGATTCATATTTATCCATGTTTTTAGCATTCAATGTATATTTTAGTTTGTTTATAGTGTTAACATTTTCTTCAAATGTATCTATTATATTTTCTTGTCCTTCAATTAACAAACTTAACATTTCATCTATGAATATTGTAAGTTCACCTTTATTAAAATAATTAGACGTTTCTTCAAAAGCTCTATAATATTTCGATTTATTATTATTGACTGAATACGAAAAAGATAGAGCTGTATATGGATCTAACATATCATTTAGCATTCTCGCTATTAAATATCTTCCAATTCTGCCATTTCCATCGTAAAACGGGTGTAGATACTCAAACATATAGTGACTAGCCATAATTTTAATAAGTTCAGATGAATCAAAGTTTTTAGTGAAATCTATATACTTTGTTAGAAATTCAAAAATTTCAGTTTCACTATATTCGTTTCTATGTACCCACTTATTATTTGAATTATCAAAAACCCCTATACTCCCATTTCTAAACATCATACCATCTGGTTGTGCATCTTTTTTGATTTCATCCGAAACTATTTCGTCGTAAATATTTCTAATATCAGAAACAGTATTCAACTCAAACTTACCGTAGTGTATCATTAAATATTGAGTAACCAAACCACTAAATCTCTTGTTTTTATTACTTTTATTATTCAACGCTTCAGCTATCTCTTTTTTAGTACTTCTAATATTTTCTGTCTCATTTGTACTTTGTAGTTCGTTTATTAATAATTTTTTGATATAAGCATTTGTTGCTATATCCGGTTGATTTGCTGATAAATGTTTAATTCTAGAAGAATTCAATAATATTCTTTCATGCTTTTTCACAATGTTTTTATTCATTGAAAAAAACAAGGGATATTTAACATTAAGTAACTGTTTTCCGTCTTGAATTGGATTAATATATATGTTTGTTACATAACTAGAAAAATGTCTTTTTCTCATTTCATATTCGGATTCCATATTTCCTTTCCCAAACATATGAAAAAGCTTTTTTAGTGATTTATACTCCATTTATATCCCTCCTATTCAACATATATCGCTAATATGTTTAATACATAAGATTATTATATACTTATTCTTACAAGTATCAAAGCGTTAGTTTTATTTTTCATAAAAATAACCCTCTAACCATTACGGTTAAAGGGTTTTGAATTTGAAAGCAACTATTTAGCGTATTCTTTTCGTATTTTTATACTTCATGATACTTATTAAAAGATCAGTTTTTACTATATAAGTTCGTATTAGTAATTTTACCGATATATTCTTGGGGGTACTTACACACTTACAAAATGCCCCTCATCAATATCTTCAAAATCATCTAAATACATATCATATTGAAAATCATAAATTCTAGAATTTTTCGCATCTTCTATAATATCTTCAATCAATATTTTTCTTTGACCCTTTTCATTTTCATGAAGATTCACTCTACTCTTTTTCCAGGATGTCTCTTCATGAGACTTATTTCTCAACGCCCAAGTTGCGTATTTTCCATATTGATATATTGTATTCTCTATTATATATTCTTCAGTTACAGATATATTTTTTTTATAACTTGAATCCTCTACAAAAAAGTCAAAAATTCCACGTAATGAAGGGAGTACAGGACCGTGAACCCAACCTTCAAATTCTTCGTCAATAATAGTTTCTCCGGTTAAAGTCAAGGATGTTTTTTGTATATAATACATTAATTTATGAACTCTCATTTCATCGCCAACTAGACTATTACCTGTAATTTCTTGATATTTACTGATTAGATTTTGAACAATAATAAAAGTTTTGCTTGGTTTTATATCAGTCATAAAAACCACTCCTTTGTTTAAAATATATACCGTTAATTGTAATTTGTAAACACAAAAATTGAGGTTGGGACATAAATGTCCTAACCTCAAATAAAGAGAGCTAATCCATAATTTTCGGATTAGCTCTCTTTCCTTTATTTATAAAATCTACGATTTTGTTCGTGCATGCTTGCCTGGGGGTATGGCTCGAGCCTGTAGTCTCTCACGCATACTATTCCCCCGGGCGTCAGCACTTTACAAAATCGTGACAAAATATCCATTCTTATTCAAAAAAATAAAGCACTTTCGTATAATTTAATTAATCACAACAAAAACTAAATTAACGAGGTGCTCTATGTATAAAAATTATAACATGTCTCAATTAACTCTACCACTAGATATTGAAGTCTTAATTCCAGAAAATGATATTGCTCATTTTGTAAATCAAATCGTAGAAACGATACCTAATGAAGAATTCTACGAATTTACTCACGTTCGTGGTGCATCCTCATATCACCCTAAATTAATGTTAAAGATTATACTTTATTCATATACACAATCTGTTTTTTCTGGAAGAAGAATTGAAAGTCTTCTTAAAGACAGTGTTCGTATGATGTGGTTGTCACAGAATCAAACACCTTCTTATCGAACGATAAATCGTTTCAGAGTTAATCCTATAATTGATCGATTATTACAATCTCTATTTATAAATTTTAGAACACAACTCATAGAACAAAACCTTATTGATGAGGAAAGTATTTATATAGACGGTACTAAGATTGAAGCAAATGCCAATAAATACACTTTTGTTTGGAGAAAAAACACAGAAAGATTTAATAAAAAAGTAGTTGAACAATCGAGAGAAATCTATCGTGAAGCCATTGTAAATGAAGTAATACCTGAGTTAAAAGATGAGACCCAAGATATTACACTTGAAACACTTTACGAATTCAAAAACAGATTAGAAGAAAAAATCGAAGATTTAAACAATGATATTAGCAACTCTAAAGATGTAGCAGAACGAAAAATGATGCGTTCAGAAAGAACGGAAATAAAAAAGACTAAAAAATTGTTAAGTGAAAATATCAATAGGCAAATAAAGTATAAAAAACAATTGGATATATTAGGTGAAAGAAATAGCTATTCTAAAACAGATCATGATGCAACTTTTATGAGAATGAAAGATGACCACATGATGAACGGACAATTAAAACCAGGATACAATTTACAAATCGCAACAAATTCACAATTCGTTTTATCTTATGACATATTTCCTAATCCAACTGATACTAGAACACTTACACCATTTTTAAATAATATTAGAAATAACTATTTTAATCTACCAAACTATATTGTCGCAGATGCTGGCTACGGCAGTGAGGAAAATTATAAAACGATTCTAGATGAATTTAACAGAACACCATTGATAACTTATAGTATGTACTTAAAAGAACAAACCAAGAAATATAATGAAAACATATATAACACACAAAATTGGAAGTATGATGAACTTAGAGATGAAATCATATGTCCAAGCAATCGCAGATTGCCATTCAAACGATACACTTATCGAATCGATAAGTATAAATATAAACGAGATTTCAAGTTATATGAA
This portion of the Mammaliicoccus vitulinus genome encodes:
- a CDS encoding IS1182 family transposase; protein product: MYKNYNMSQLTLPLDIEVLIPENDIAHFVNQIVETIPNEEFYEFTHVRGASSYHPKLMLKIILYSYTQSVFSGRRIESLLKDSVRMMWLSQNQTPSYRTINRFRVNPIIDRLLQSLFINFRTQLIEQNLIDEESIYIDGTKIEANANKYTFVWRKNTERFNKKVVEQSREIYREAIVNEVIPELKDETQDITLETLYEFKNRLEEKIEDLNNDISNSKDVAERKMMRSERTEIKKTKKLLSENINRQIKYKKQLDILGERNSYSKTDHDATFMRMKDDHMMNGQLKPGYNLQIATNSQFVLSYDIFPNPTDTRTLTPFLNNIRNNYFNLPNYIVADAGYGSEENYKTILDEFNRTPLITYSMYLKEQTKKYNENIYNTQNWKYDELRDEIICPSNRRLPFKRYTYRIDKYKYKRDFKLYESDNCNNCELFDLCRKNAYQSTNKKIMKNNVWEYFKHMTQKLLSKPETEKIYKQRKIDVEPVFGYLKAILGFTRVSLRGKTKVKRELGIALMATNIRKMVALRATKIKNYSKKSVNSYFLKNIRSFKLIWDVNVPASYIYNKLLIIDQSFYIFIIY
- a CDS encoding Fic family protein, with amino-acid sequence MEYKSLKKLFHMFGKGNMESEYEMRKRHFSSYVTNIYINPIQDGKQLLNVKYPLFFSMNKNIVKKHERILLNSSRIKHLSANQPDIATNAYIKKLLINELQSTNETENIRSTKKEIAEALNNKSNKNKRFSGLVTQYLMIHYGKFELNTVSDIRNIYDEIVSDEIKKDAQPDGMMFRNGSIGVFDNSNNKWVHRNEYSETEIFEFLTKYIDFTKNFDSSELIKIMASHYMFEYLHPFYDGNGRIGRYLIARMLNDMLDPYTALSFSYSVNNNKSKYYRAFEETSNYFNKGELTIFIDEMLSLLIEGQENIIDTFEENVNTINKLKYTLNAKNMDKYESKILYILLQDKVFGSKYSRLSLKEVEDITGYSRGKINDVIREHNEKLIKLKSKPVVYEVTDKFMYELISEPIDDDEN
- a CDS encoding Panacea domain-containing protein, whose product is MTDIKPSKTFIIVQNLISKYQEITGNSLVGDEMRVHKLMYYIQKTSLTLTGETIIDEEFEGWVHGPVLPSLRGIFDFFVEDSSYKKNISVTEEYIIENTIYQYGKYATWALRNKSHEETSWKKSRVNLHENEKGQRKILIEDIIEDAKNSRIYDFQYDMYLDDFEDIDEGHFVSV